In Mytilus trossulus isolate FHL-02 chromosome 6, PNRI_Mtr1.1.1.hap1, whole genome shotgun sequence, a single window of DNA contains:
- the LOC134722357 gene encoding uncharacterized protein LOC134722357: MPNDWKFICGIFLGYDWIMPKKSKKARSTKLKENKERMRKRTQEKNNNFRDENEIESILENRIEHLYENENEKLDQSLSSTNKQYVRNKDDDNLYQNTSDIQNQTEKLDQNHVEKLHKNSIEKLDKNRIGKLDKNRIGKLDKKLFKKLDENQIKKPDQNQIEKRDENRIIKKKYKHLIEQLDLNHNSLICPYTETDSEIVQFEQYQNKIKNKPTSKSQCNKKKTTAVVKNYVKVIRSDIRNTIVQGSFHQGDIRFGLNSGKQCVANCCSALAFSKLKDLTYWDQKYLDKVLIYGNDLYSRVSGNNHHLLISDLPTILDISGKLMEMTLKESISAVIDTSETIDFSEFGNSLPLDQALQESLVDYDACFICAYDTSFLALKHGQDFFLFDSHARNEFGLKHSNGKSLLLKLSSLDHLYQYCCNMVLGPSQNQWFEVTGVSISIVGEPVMYNNEVPENHEQMNNTDYNDIENHAPIDTSDYELPEIVVVKNEKSPELPKKINPMFDICSSESNADVPFIDDMNKDESDVEIVSATDLSYDFKPINTVAKKRLCLIPRFKTVKEHIQTLQMNENNVWGTELEIIACADLLKTDIYTYFNDSWIKYSSSQLCSKNKINDQAIYLQHLTAINHYEVVTAVTQKSRFQNRMLSSLVRREKYEFERKYEVPTSKTNDSDNFWNDELKVLSKAEKERMRYRKDEEFKARKTSTLKRKYWENEGTRLKKIKKYEEDQTFRDNLKQAGIKKYREDKEYRDALIESGTQKYKTDEDYRDSLIRAGKEKYHEDKDYRDNLIQSGIQKYQENDEYREKLKRASINKYEEDEKHKKHVKQASVQKYKEDENHKKLVKQASVQKYKEDENHKEHVKQASVQKYKEDENHKEHVKLASVQKYKEDEKHKEHVKQVSVQKYKEDEKHKEHVKQVSVQKYKEDEKHREHVKQVSVQKYKEDEKHKEHVKQASIQKYADDDSHRCKTPAESFSNGLMLEDVPLELKQLNAIEQQLIALNIPFMKIMALPKGGQKGVHGPVVCVPSDLTKVTTILPRSEDESLLLKVKLKRKLNYKGYEKYQFVRPNHLEQALVYLKDTNVWYKDVAINDEWINPIPEINDDEVVNDETESDSTESVRNNKIQKDASNMSKSSKESNEREEESEQYSYIDDRLRGVQLDTCLQPADIGQEALDLCFDQVFNLAPAENNNPLSVLKEPGIEAKTFPVHFPSGKNTSDEDRDEKLTIGRYFNLRLMSVENRFARDTNYIFFSQYLTELSSVISNVQISLRKQCPFSKEGKKVTREMLCNKETLKELFKKDEAIKYLKPIRGTPPYWQSSQKDIFAMIRQLGVPTFFCSFSSADFRWSEIINIILKQQGDTRNSENMTWDEKCKVLCSNPVTAVRMFDHRFHMFLKDVIMSEAQPIGKVIDYFYRVEFQQRGSPHTHCLFWVENAPKFGEDDIDDIITFIDKYITCEIPDEKEDKELHDIVMAVHQHSKKHSKSCKKKGTVCRFNFPRPPSTRTFISEPSDPDEDSKDDEELAKEILSDLWEVIKKHEDENLDVSEIFKKIGLAQESFETYYRFITNRNTVVLKRQPNEIYTNQYNPHLLRAWDANMDIQYILDAFSCVVYIISYISKAERELGLLLQQTKNEAEEGNLNAQQTMKKVGTSYLHHREISAQEAVFRVTGLRLRECSRKVEFIPVGENPCRMSVPLKDLEKQQNCKSSKRKRHNSDSEDEDEDENSTWMNNIVDRYKGRPHIDIFIKLCLARFTSEYSVILESQLPQKINKDTTFKLDGSLGYIRKRTRTSPAVIKYPRFSPENSPEKYYQSILQLYLPYRYDEQLKPLLFQTYENFFTCGRVKFQGDNTLSSVKEIVIKNMSDFVKNGHDLEEAEKQFHEKDPKEDAWCELCPEAEVNRRECIDEGKVSSVIEEDLSIPDLNEKSSSSVGTNLLSVSLTKNEVIPRLRSLNVKQRRILYKVRDWCIQKANGKTPEPLHLFITGGAGTGKSHLIKCIQYEATRILAQTTNNPDDLTVLLTAPTGTAAFNIHGLTIHSALGIFKSLSPDHATLSEDKINSLRSKLEHLQILIIDEISMVNKKLLFFVHERLRQVKKRPDNCLFGGVSIIAVGDFYQLPPVRTKRVDKLYVDDPSNPSNQLWNGLFEIAELDEIMRQREDGMFAELLNRLRVKQKNESLSSSDKKTLQHCFGDSPDEALHIYSTNAEVDTFNKEMIMKQCTESKLIEAQDFQKDKTSGKLTLKKVHCLKSDVCLPISILLAEGARVMLIKNEDTADGLVNGVMGTVISIKDFSPNSLPSIIYVHFDNERVGRNAKVQKLISGKHCVGLKPSSEDIPLSNCVRKQFPLKLAWACTIHKVQGLTVEECVVDLNKCFTYGQAYVALSRVTSKSGLHIESIEAEKIDKKIFCDPDIVKGVSEMTNFCLKWRIQQRNIHNLSR; the protein is encoded by the exons ATGCCTAATGATTGGAAATTTATCTGTGGCATATTTCTTGGTTATGACTGG ataaTGCCTAAGAAAAGTAAAAAGGCAAGAAGTACCaagttgaaagaaaataaagaaagaatgaGAAAGAGGAcacaggaaaaaaataataattttagagaTG aaaatgaaatagaaagTATATTAGAGAATAGAATTGAACATTTATatgagaatgaaaatgaaaaactagATCAGAGTCTCAGCtctacaaacaaacaatatgtgAGAAATAAAGATGATGATAATCTATATCAAAATACAAGTGATATACAAAATCAGACTGAAAAACTAGACCAGAATCATGTTGAAAAACTTCATAAAAATAGCATTgaaaaactggataaaaatcggattggaaaactggataaaaatcggaTTGGAAAACTGGATAAAAAGCTGTTTAAAAAACTGGATgaaaatcagataaaaaaacCGGATCAAAATCAGATTGAAAAAAGGGATGAAAATAGGATTATTAAAAAGAAGTATAAACATTTGATTGAACAACTAGATCTAAACCACAACTCACTTATTTGTCCATATACAGAAACAGATAGTGAAATAGTTCAATTTGAACAATATCAGaacaaaataaagaacaaaCCTACATCCAAATCgcaatgtaacaaaaaaaaaaccacagctGTGGTTAAGAATTACGTAAAGGTTATTAGATCAGATATTAGAAATACAATTGTACAAGGTAGTTTTCACCAAGGAGATATAAGGTTTGGTTTAAACAGTGGTAAGCAATGTGTGGCAAACTGTTGTTCAGCTCTTGCTTTTAGtaaattgaaagatttaacCTACTGGgatcaaaaatatttagataaggTTCTGATTTATGGAAATGATTTATATAGCCGTGTTAGTGGTAATAATCATCACTTATTAATATCCGACCTACCAACAATATTAGATATTTCAGGAAAATTGATGGAAATGACACTAAAAGAGTCAATATCAGCTGTAATAGATACATCTGAAACCATTGATTTTAGTGAATTTGGTAATTCTTTGCCATTAGACCAAGCTTTACAGGAATCACTTGTAGATTATGATGCTTGCTTTATATGTGCATATGATACTTCATTTTTAGCTTTGAAACATGGTCAagacttttttttgtttgattcacATGCAAGAAACGAGTTTGGTTTAAAGCACAGTAATGGCAAAAGTTTACTTTTGAAATTGAGCAGCCTAGATCATCTGTATCAATACTGTTGCAACATGGTATTAGGACCCAGTCAAAATCAGTGGTTTGAAGTTACAGGAGTAAGCATCTCTATAGTTGGAGAACCTGTTATGTACAACAATGAAGTTCCTGAAAACCATGAACAAATGAACAACACTGACTATAACGATATTGAAAATCATGCACCAATTGACACCAGTGACTATGAGCTACCTGAAATTGTCGTCGTAAAAAACGAGAAAAGTCCAGaacttccaaaaaaaataaatccaatgTTTGACATCTGTAGCTCTGAAAGTAATGCAGATGTGCCTTTTATTGATGATATGAACAAGGATGAATCTGATGTCGAAATTGTGTCTGCAACTGACTTGTCTTATGATTTTAAACCAATAAACACTGTTGCAAAGAAAAGGCTTTGTCTCATT CCAAGATTTAAAACTGTCAAAGAGCACATACAGACTCTCCAGATGAACGAAAATAATGTATGGGGAACTGAGTTGGAGATTATAGCATGTGCAGACCTGCTTAAAACTGACATTTACACTTATTTCAATGATTCATGGATTAAATATTCTTCATCTCAATTAtgtagcaaaaacaaaattaatgatcAGGCTATTTATCTTCAACATCTGACTGCCATCAATCATTACGAAGTTGTCACAGCTGTAACTCAAAAGTCAAGGTTTCAAAACAGAATGCTATCTAGTCTAGTTAGAAGGGAAAAGTatgaatttgaaagaaaatatgaGGTGCCAActtcaaaaacaaatgattCTGATAACTTTTGGAATGATGAATTGAAAGTCTTATCAAAAGCTGAAAAAGAAAGGATGAGATACAGGAAAGATGAGGAATTTAAGGCAAGAAAGACTTCCAcactgaaaagaaaatattgggAAAATGAAGGAacacgtttaaaaaaaattaagaagtaTGAAGAAGATCAGACATTTAGAGATAATTTAAAGCAAGCAGGTATTAAGAAATATCGAGAGGACAAGGAATACAGAGATGCGTTAATAGAATCTGGAACtcagaaatataaaacagatgAGGATTACAGAGATTCCTTAATTCGAGCTGGAAAAGAAAAGTATCATGAAGACAAAGATTACAGAGATAACTTAATACAATCTGGTAttcaaaaatatcaagaaaatgACGAGTACAGAGAAAAATTGAAACGAGctagtataaataaatatgaagaaGATGAAAAACACAAGAAACATGTCAAACAAGCAAGTGTACAAAAGTATAAGGAAGATGAAAATCACAAGAAACTAGTGAAACAAGCTAGTGTACAAAAGTATAAGGAAGATGAAAACCACAAAGAACATGTGAAACAAGCTAGTGTACAAAAGTATAAGGAAGATGAAAACCACAAAGAACATGTGAAATTAGCTAGTGTACAAAAGTATAAGGAAGATGAAAAGCATAAAGAACATGTGAAACAAGTAAGTGTACAAAAGTATAAGGAAGATGAAAAACATAAAGAACATGTGAAACAAGTAAGTGTACAAAAGTATAAGGAAGATGAGAAGCACAGAGAACATGTGAAACAAGTCAGTGTACAAAAGTATAAGGAAGACGAAAAGCACAAAGAACATGTTAAACAAGCAAGTATACAGAAGTATGCAGATGATGATTCACATAGAT GTAAAACACCTGCAGAGTCGTTTTCAAATGGTTTAATGCTTGAAGATGTTCCTTTAGAATTAAAACAGCTAAATGCAATAGAGCAACAACTTATAGCCCTGAACATTCCATTCATGAAGATAATGGCTCTACCAAAAGGAGGACAAAAAGGGGTTCATGGACCTGTAGTTTGTGTGCCGTCTGATTTGACAAAAGTTACAACAATACTACCACGATCAGAAGATGAAAGTCTTTTACTTAAGGTTAAACTGAAGAGAAAGCTCAACTACAAAGgctatgaaaaatatcaatttgtaaGACCAAACCATTTGGAGCAAGCACTTGTGTATTTAAAGGATACAAACGTATGGTATAAAGATGTCGCTATCAATGACGAATGGATAAACCCTATTCCTGAGATAAATGATGATGAAGTAGTGAATGATGAAACTGAATCTGATTCTACTGAGTCGGTCAGGaataataaaatacagaaagaTGCGTCAAACATGTCAAAGTCTTCAAAAGAAAGCAATGAAAGAGAAGAAGAAAGCGAACAGTATAGCTATATTGATGATAGGTTACGTGGTGTTCAGTTAGATACTTGTTTACAACCTGCTGACATAGGTCAAGAGGCTTTAGATTTATGCTTTGATCAAGTATTTAATTTAGCTCCAGCAGAAAATAACAATCCACTTAGTGTTCTAAAAGAACCAGGTATTGAAGCTAAAACCTTTCCTGTGCACTTTCCATCAGGTAAAAATACTTCGGATGAAGACCGTGATGAAAAACTAACAATTGGAAGATACTTTAATCTTCGATTAATGAGTGTTGAAAATAGATTTGCTAGAGATACCAACTACATATTTTTCAGTCAATATTTAACAGAGCTCAGTAGCGTGATTTCAAACGTTCAGATATCTCTTAGAAAACAATGTCCTTTTTCGAAAGAAGGAAAGAAAGTTACAAGAGAAATGCTTTGCAACAAGGAAACcttaaaagaattatttaagaaagatgaagctataaaatatttaaaacccaTTCGTGGAACTCCTCCCTATTGGCAAAGCTcacaaaaagatatatttgcAATGATAAGACAGTTAGGAGTTCCCACATTCTTCTGTTCTTTTTCTTCTGCAGACTTCAGATGGTCagaaattataaacataattttaaaacagcaaGGTGACACGAGAAATAGTGAAAATATGACATGGGATGAAAAATGTAAAGTTCTGTGTAGCAATCCTGTTACAGCAGTAAGAATGTTTGATCATAGATTTCATATGTTTCTGAAGGATGTTATCATGTCAGAAGCTCAACCAATAGGGAAAGTAATCGACTATTTTTACCGAGTTGAATTTCAACAAAGAGGTTCTCCCCACACACATTGTTTGTTTTGGGTAGAAAATGCTCCAAAATTTGGCGAAGATGATATTGATGACATTATTACCTTTATTGACAAGTACATAACATGTGAGATACCAGATGAAAAGGAAGACAAAGAATTGCATGACATTGTTATGGCAGTACACCAACACAgtaaaaaacattcaaaatcatgTAAGAAAAAGGGAACAGTATGTCGTTTTAATTTCCCAAGACCTCCCTCAACTAGAACATTTATCTCAGAACCAAGTGATCCAGATGAAGATTCAAAGGACGATGAAGAATTAGCAAAGGAAATATTGTCCGACTTATGGGAAGTTATAAAAAAGCATGAAGATGAAAACTTAGATGTTTCTGAAATTTTCAAGAAGATAGGACTTGCTCAAGAAAGCTTCGAAACATATTATCGTTTTATCACCAATCGCAATACAGTAGTTCTCAAACGTCAGCCAAATGAAATATACACCAATCAGTATAACCCACATCTTTTGAGGGCTTGGGATGCAAATATGgacatacaatatattttggATGCATTTTCCTGTGTTGTATACATTATAAGTTATATAAGTAAAGCTGAGAGAGAGCTAGGATTACTCCTGCAACAGACTAAAAATGAAGCAGAAGAAGGAAATCTAAATGCTCAACAGACTATGAAAAAAGTTGGAACTTCATATTTACACCATAGAGAGATAAGCGCACAAGAAGCAGTGTTTAGAGTTACTGGATTGAGATTACGAGAGTGTTCAAGGAAAGTAGAATTTATACCTGTTGGTGAAAATCCATGTAGAATGAGCGTTCCTTTGAAAGACCTagagaaacaacaaaattgtAAGTCttctaaaagaaaaagacataaTAGTGACAGTGAAGATGAAGATGAAGATGAAAATAGTACTTGGATGAACAACATTGTTGATAGATATAAAGGAAGACCACATATTGATATCTTTATCAAATTGTGTCTTGCAAGATTCACTTCTGAATACAGTGTTATTCTAGAATCACAATTACCacagaaaattaataaagaCACAACCTTCAAACTTGATGGCTCACTTGGGTATATTAGAAAACGCACAAGAACTTCACCTGCAGTTATAAAATATCCTCGTTTCTCTCCGGAAAATTCcccagaaaaatattatcaaagcattTTGCAACTGTATTTGCCATACAGATATGATGAACAGTTAAAACCACTCTTATTTCAAACATATGAGAATTTCTTCACATGTGGAAGAGTTAAGTTTCAAGGGGATAACACATTAAGTTCTGTGAAAGAAATTGTTATCAAAAACATGTCAGACTTTGTGAAAAATGGTCATGATTTAGAGGAAGCAGAAAAGCAATTTCATGAAAAAGATCCTAAAGAAGATGCTTGGTGTGAGTTATGCCCAGAAGCAGAAGTGAATAGAAGAGAATGTATAGATGAAGGCAAAGTATCTAGTGTGATTGAGGAGGATTTATCAATACCAGATTTGAATGAAAAGAGCTCATCATCTGTTGGAACTAATTTGCTGTCTGTTTCTCTCACAAAAAATGAAGTTATTCCAAGGCTAAGAAGTTTGAATGTGAAACAGAGAAGAATTCTCTATAAAGTAAGAGATTGGTGCATTCAAAAAGCAAACGGAAAAACACCAGAgcctttacatttatttatcacTGGAGGAGCTGGAACGGGTAAAAGTCACTTGATCAAATGTATTCAATATGAAGCAACTCGAATATTAGCACAAACAACAAATAATCCAGATGATCTCACAGTTCTATTAACAGCTCCAACTGGAACGGCTGCATTTAATATCCATGGATTGACAATTCATAGTGCTCTTGGAATTTTCAAATCACTCTCACCTGATCATGCAACTCTTAGTGAAGACAAAATTAATTCGCTCAGATCAAAGTTAGAACATTTGCAAATCTTGATAATTGATGAAATTTCAATGGTCAATAAGAAAttgttgtttttcgttcatgAGCGACTCAGACAGGTTAAAAAAAGACCAGACAATTGTTTATTTGGAGGTGTTTCAATAATTGCTGTTGGCGATTTTTATCAGTTACCACCTGTTCGAACAAAAAGGGTAGACAAATTGTATGTAGATGACCCTTCTAATCCCTCAAATCAGCTATGGAATGGCTTGTTTGAAATTGCCGAGTTGGATGAAATAATGCGTCAACGTGAGGATGGAATGTTTGCTGAACTACTAAATAGATTGCGTGTTAAGCAGAAAAATGAAAGTTTGTCATCATCtgataaaaaaacattacaacaCTGCTTTGGTGATAGCCCCGATGAAGCCTTGCACATATATTCTACAAATGCAGAGGTTGACACCTTTAACAAGGAGATGATAATGAAGCAATGTACAGAATCAAAACTGATTGAGGCACAAGATTTCCAAAAAGACAAAACTTCGGGGAAATTGACTCTGAAAAAAGTACATTGTTTAAAGTCAGATGTCTGTCTCCCAATATCTATTCTTTTAGCTGAGGGAGCAAGAGTAATGCTAATCAAGAATGAGGACACAGCAGATGGTTTAGTAAATGGTGTAATGGGAACTGTTATATCTATCAAAGACTTCTCACCAAATTCCCTCCCAAGTATAATATATGTTCACTTTGACAATGAAAGAGTAGGAAGAAATGCAAAGGtacaaaaactcatcagtggAAAACACTGTGTTGGATTGAAACCTTCAAGTGAAGACATTCCTTTAAGCAATTGTGTAAGAAAACAGTTTCCATTGAAGTTAGCCTGGGCTTGCACAATTCACAAAGTTCAAGGATTAACAGTTGAAGAATGTGTTGTTGATCTGAATAAATGTTTCACATATGGTCAGGCATATGTAGCCCTTAGCAGAGTTACATCAAAATCTGGTTTACACATTGAAAGCATAGAAGCTGAAAAAATTGACAAGAAAATCTTCTGCGATCCTGATATTGTAAAGGGTGTTtcagaaatgacaaatttttgCCTGAAATGGAGAATACAGCAGAGGAACATACACAATCTTTCCAGATAA